ACCATCACTCTCTCTTGTGGCTCAGTGGAGCCAAAATCGCAAGATGCGCGTTGCTGCAGAGATGACGGAAGGCGGGCGGGAACTGAAGCGCTATTTGAGTCAGGAACCGAACAAGCTCCCTTATATATGTGAGAAAGAGATCCAAGAATATAAACGGCTTATGCATGAACAGACAGTAAGTTCCTTTAATTTACGTGAAGCAGCTATACTGGGGCGTTCGGAAGATTTCTGCAACGTGCTTGCTGATGTGTATACTTCTGCAGGAATTGTATTCAACAAATGTAATGGTGAAGCTGATGATCATATTGCTATTGAGCTGGAGTTTATGGCAGTGATGCATGAGCGTATGTTGTATAACAGCTTTTCAATAAGAAGTGCTATGGATCTACTTGATATTCAGGTAGCCTTTTTGGAAGAGCATTTACTGCAATGGACTCCACAGTTCTGCGAGAAATTGAACGCAGCAACAGAAAGTACATTGTATTTGGGACTCTCCCATATGCTCGCGGAATTTCTACCCCTTGATCTGCAAATGCTGCGTTCCTGGAGAGCTTCACTGGAGACCAGTGCAGCGACAATGGTATAGGAGTACTTTAATATTACAAAACCCGGCCTATAATTTAGGTCGGGTTTTTCGTGCTATGGAGTGATCTAAGTGAATTGAAGCTCTAGAAGAATAATCAGGGAATTCCTCCCTATAATTCTGGGATTATTGGTCACAAGACGTATGATTAGGGAAAACCTCCCTATATTTCGCCTGAT
This window of the Paenibacillus sp. FSL R10-2734 genome carries:
- a CDS encoding molecular chaperone TorD family protein, with the protein product MTMQTVPSLAVPEAFSHWLESRGLIYQLLVDFLGRKPSLSLVAQWSQNRKMRVAAEMTEGGRELKRYLSQEPNKLPYICEKEIQEYKRLMHEQTVSSFNLREAAILGRSEDFCNVLADVYTSAGIVFNKCNGEADDHIAIELEFMAVMHERMLYNSFSIRSAMDLLDIQVAFLEEHLLQWTPQFCEKLNAATESTLYLGLSHMLAEFLPLDLQMLRSWRASLETSAATMV